One window of the Desulfuromonas sp. genome contains the following:
- a CDS encoding acyloxyacyl hydrolase, whose amino-acid sequence MRSALICIIWLGLIIGLLPVSVRAETATIGDAEEYRPNRYGVGLLVGRAYDPERFGMVILQGQMLVDYDRIFWHDAPAQLYLKFEANAGITTDGRDKGLAAVNMLALYYFSEPVQRHWTPYIEAGVGLIYTGFRVEGQGLHFNFNPQAGVGVEFRRGHEQNWTIALRLHHLSNGNLYRDNRGVNSAFLMLGYMF is encoded by the coding sequence ATGCGCTCCGCACTGATCTGCATCATCTGGCTCGGCCTTATCATCGGCCTGCTTCCGGTTTCGGTCCGGGCCGAAACCGCCACGATCGGAGATGCAGAAGAATACCGGCCGAACCGCTACGGAGTCGGTCTGCTGGTCGGCCGTGCCTACGATCCCGAACGCTTCGGCATGGTCATCCTGCAGGGTCAGATGCTGGTCGATTACGATCGGATCTTCTGGCACGACGCGCCGGCGCAGCTCTACCTGAAGTTTGAAGCGAATGCCGGAATCACGACCGATGGCCGGGACAAGGGCCTGGCCGCAGTGAATATGCTGGCCCTTTACTATTTTTCTGAGCCTGTGCAGCGGCACTGGACGCCCTATATCGAGGCCGGCGTCGGCCTGATCTACACCGGTTTCCGGGTCGAGGGGCAAGGCCTGCATTTCAATTTCAATCCCCAGGCCGGGGTTGGAGTCGAGTTCCGCCGGGGCCATGAGCAGAACTGGACGATCGCTCTACGGCTGCATCATTTATCAAACGGCAACCTCTACAGGGATAACCGTGGTGTCAATTCAGCTTTTCTGATGCTCGGTTACATGTTCTAG
- a CDS encoding beta-ketoacyl synthase produces the protein MIDMRMAIQSIGISGGFGQGSEALHQALQAGQVEPQSAAVERNGKIDRFPCYRAAIDGLDEFIPKRALRRIDHYSKMTLLSASLALKEADLLEAERSRMGVVIATGYGALKTTFDFLDSYLDFGYSCSSPTHFSNSVHNAAAAHVSMQFKATAPSLTVTQFEMSVPSALLTARQWLAEGRVDQVLFGATDEYCDVLRYCRKSFFGDGEKGPMAQFDFDRQSAMVGEGAAFFVLSGDEQQTDYGYIDTVTLGNHCAAPLALPENDFIIAGADGHRACGQWYAETLAGKPAASYTPLYGSFPAAAGFDLAVAALSLKEGRHFAAPAASGDDAGEDGISCLKFGPGGDYGLIRLSA, from the coding sequence ATGATTGATATGCGGATGGCGATTCAGAGTATCGGGATCTCCGGCGGCTTCGGTCAGGGCAGCGAAGCGCTGCACCAGGCCCTGCAGGCCGGGCAGGTAGAACCGCAGAGTGCTGCGGTCGAGCGCAACGGCAAGATCGACCGTTTCCCCTGCTACCGCGCCGCGATCGACGGACTCGATGAATTTATCCCGAAACGGGCCCTGCGCCGCATCGACCACTATTCGAAAATGACCCTTCTCAGTGCCAGCCTCGCTCTTAAGGAGGCCGATCTGCTCGAGGCCGAACGTTCGCGCATGGGCGTAGTCATCGCGACCGGTTACGGTGCCCTGAAGACAACCTTCGATTTTCTCGATTCATACCTCGATTTCGGCTATTCGTGCAGTTCGCCGACCCATTTTTCCAACTCGGTCCACAACGCCGCGGCCGCTCATGTTTCGATGCAGTTCAAGGCGACGGCGCCGAGCCTGACCGTCACCCAGTTCGAAATGTCGGTCCCTTCGGCCCTGCTGACAGCCCGGCAGTGGCTGGCCGAGGGCCGGGTTGACCAGGTTCTGTTCGGCGCGACCGATGAATACTGCGATGTTCTGCGCTATTGCCGCAAGAGTTTTTTCGGCGACGGTGAGAAGGGTCCGATGGCACAGTTCGACTTTGACCGGCAGAGCGCCATGGTCGGTGAAGGGGCTGCCTTTTTCGTACTGAGCGGCGACGAGCAGCAGACGGATTACGGATATATCGACACGGTCACTCTTGGCAACCACTGCGCCGCGCCGCTCGCATTGCCCGAAAATGACTTTATTATCGCCGGCGCCGACGGTCACCGCGCCTGCGGCCAATGGTACGCCGAAACCCTGGCAGGAAAACCGGCGGCATCCTATACCCCACTTTACGGCAGCTTCCCGGCCGCCGCCGGTTTCGACCTGGCGGTCGCAGCCCTCTCCCTGAAAGAGGGCCGCCACTTTGCCGCGCCGGCTGCTTCGGGTGATGACGCCGGAGAGGATGGTATCTCCTGCCTCAAGTTCGGACCGGGAGGAGATTACGGTCTGATCCGCCTGTCGGCGTGA
- a CDS encoding beta-ketoacyl-[acyl-carrier-protein] synthase family protein, which produces MNRRIAITGLGCLCGAGMNLSECMESMLRGERNPQPPFRFSTDHPASYPVLELRDEFKLPLDDQEKVYARTSQLALAAALEALTDAGWDAASLRGKKVGVCIGTTVGCALNCDDFYRAYKDGDDPEMDIIERFLRSNPAAVIARQLKLDGPTQTVVNACSSGTDAIGIGAAWLRAGACDIVIAGGADELSRVTYAGFSSLMITDTAPCKPFDINRKGLNLGEGAGIMILESAAVGGDRKARGTVVGYGSACDAYHLTAPRPDGAGLKQAMNEAFATAGIAPEQIAFVNAHGTGTPDNDKVESGVLAAMLPGVPFLSTKGYTGHTLGAAGGIEAVFSVASLRRGELPANIGFSDADPEVSGTPVTERMQIDGDFALSESLAFGGNNAVLILGKGDD; this is translated from the coding sequence ATGAACCGGCGCATTGCCATCACCGGACTCGGCTGCCTCTGCGGCGCCGGCATGAATCTCTCCGAATGCATGGAGAGCATGCTGCGCGGCGAACGCAACCCGCAGCCGCCATTCCGCTTTTCGACCGATCACCCGGCGAGCTACCCGGTGCTCGAGCTGCGCGATGAATTCAAGTTGCCGCTCGACGACCAGGAGAAGGTTTATGCCCGGACCAGCCAGCTCGCTCTCGCCGCCGCTCTCGAGGCGCTGACCGACGCCGGCTGGGACGCAGCGTCGCTGCGCGGCAAGAAGGTCGGGGTCTGTATCGGCACGACCGTCGGCTGCGCCCTCAACTGCGACGACTTCTATCGCGCCTACAAGGATGGCGACGACCCGGAAATGGACATCATCGAACGCTTCCTGCGGAGCAACCCGGCGGCGGTCATCGCCCGCCAGCTCAAGCTCGACGGGCCGACCCAGACCGTGGTCAACGCCTGCTCATCCGGCACCGATGCGATCGGCATCGGCGCCGCGTGGCTGCGGGCCGGCGCCTGCGACATCGTTATCGCCGGCGGCGCCGACGAGCTCTCGCGGGTCACCTATGCCGGCTTCAGCTCGCTGATGATCACCGATACGGCGCCGTGCAAACCGTTCGATATCAACCGCAAGGGGCTCAATCTCGGCGAAGGGGCCGGCATCATGATCCTTGAGAGCGCTGCCGTCGGTGGCGACAGGAAGGCCCGCGGCACCGTTGTCGGATACGGTTCGGCCTGTGATGCCTATCACCTGACCGCACCCCGACCGGATGGCGCCGGCCTCAAGCAGGCGATGAACGAGGCTTTTGCCACCGCCGGTATCGCCCCGGAGCAGATCGCATTTGTCAATGCCCACGGCACCGGCACGCCGGATAATGACAAGGTGGAAAGCGGCGTTCTCGCGGCGATGCTCCCCGGCGTCCCGTTTCTCTCGACCAAGGGCTATACCGGCCATACCCTCGGCGCTGCCGGCGGCATCGAGGCGGTCTTCAGTGTCGCATCCCTGCGCCGCGGCGAGCTGCCGGCGAATATCGGCTTTAGCGATGCCGACCCGGAGGTCAGTGGTACACCGGTCACCGAAAGAATGCAGATCGATGGCGACTTCGCGCTGTCGGAATCGCTCGCCTTCGGCGGCAACAATGCGGTTCTGATTCTCGGCAAGGGGGATGATTGA
- a CDS encoding acyl carrier protein — protein MDIKEKLKQVLIEDLNLEDVTPDEIGDDEPLFGDGLGLDSLDAVELVVVVQKHFGVEIKDMDEGRPALQSINTLAAFIEEKS, from the coding sequence ATGGACATCAAGGAAAAACTGAAGCAGGTGCTGATTGAAGACTTGAACCTTGAGGATGTCACCCCGGATGAAATTGGTGACGACGAACCGCTGTTCGGTGACGGACTCGGTCTCGACTCGCTCGACGCGGTCGAACTGGTGGTCGTCGTGCAGAAGCATTTCGGTGTTGAGATCAAGGATATGGATGAAGGAAGACCGGCTCTGCAGTCGATCAACACCCTCGCCGCATTCATCGAGGAAAAATCGTAA
- a CDS encoding lipid A biosynthesis acyltransferase: MSKQPEQNNRWSSRSIGRNWQHQFFYLVIKIGGRRAAYFVLYFVVGYYVLFSRLARQRASHYLSRRFPGATGGQRLWHSYRMILNFGKVLIDRAVVGILGPKSFKVSLAGREELLKIRDENRGMILMTAHVGCWQVAMSVLEFLERPVHMLMRQEDGDIDRHYFEHAGIEPPYRVIDPTGYLGGTLEMLGVLKQGHVVSVMGDRLLGSDKSSCSVDFLGARATLPFSAFKLASATGAPVIIFFTRKSGPDSYEVEIARIIRVPDHPGREAETFAPYASEFAEALEAFSRNYPYQFYNFHNMWAATPQSIRQDKQE; the protein is encoded by the coding sequence ATGTCGAAACAGCCTGAACAGAATAACCGGTGGAGCAGCCGCAGCATCGGCAGGAACTGGCAGCACCAGTTTTTTTATCTGGTGATAAAAATTGGCGGCCGTCGTGCGGCCTATTTTGTGTTATATTTCGTAGTTGGTTACTACGTGCTGTTCAGCCGTCTGGCCCGGCAACGAGCGAGCCACTATTTGAGCCGGAGATTCCCCGGGGCAACCGGCGGGCAACGACTCTGGCACAGCTACCGGATGATTCTCAACTTCGGCAAGGTCCTGATTGATCGGGCCGTGGTCGGCATCCTCGGCCCGAAATCATTCAAGGTCAGCCTGGCCGGACGCGAAGAGCTACTGAAAATCCGGGATGAAAACCGGGGCATGATCCTGATGACGGCCCACGTCGGCTGCTGGCAGGTTGCGATGTCGGTTCTCGAGTTTCTCGAACGGCCGGTGCACATGCTGATGCGACAGGAAGATGGCGACATCGACCGGCATTATTTTGAACATGCCGGGATCGAACCTCCTTACCGGGTCATCGACCCGACCGGTTATCTCGGCGGCACTCTCGAGATGCTCGGAGTCCTCAAGCAGGGACATGTCGTCAGCGTCATGGGCGATCGTCTGCTCGGCAGCGACAAAAGCAGTTGTTCGGTTGATTTTCTCGGGGCCAGGGCAACGCTTCCGTTCAGCGCCTTCAAGCTCGCTTCGGCGACCGGCGCCCCGGTCATCATCTTCTTTACCCGCAAGAGCGGGCCGGACAGCTACGAGGTCGAAATTGCCCGGATCATCCGGGTACCGGATCATCCGGGTCGTGAAGCCGAGACCTTCGCACCGTATGCCAGCGAATTTGCTGAGGCCCTTGAAGCCTTCAGCCGGAATTACCCGTACCAGTTTTACAACTTTCACAATATGTGGGCGGCGACGCCGCAATCAATACGGCAAGACAAACAGGAGTAA
- a CDS encoding DUF2062 domain-containing protein, translating into MAVERTDIFVAVPVYNHAATLRGVVEGVLAQHDRVLVVDDGSSDDVTAALTGLPVDLIRHPRNLGKGAALQTAAKWGLEQGCSHMITIDADGQHAAADLPRFLAAIEQHPQALIVGHRDFDQASIPGSSRFGRKFSNFWLRVQTGCQLKDSQSGFRAYPLMIFEHLKFWCCRYNFEVEVLVRSAWAGLELRDLDISVYYPPADQRISHFRRFLDNWRLTLLNTHLTGRSIIPWPHRKIIEQTDKGQPRTVSVIHPLRSIRQLLQENSTPQRLAVAAGVGVLLGALPLIFCHTVIILMVCGFFRLNKVAAVSSSQLCMPPIVPALCIELGYFMRHGHWLTELSLETLGYQALERVYEWLLGSLVLAPVLALLVGLVTLLLAQLVQRKDVETA; encoded by the coding sequence ATGGCCGTTGAGCGAACTGACATATTTGTCGCGGTGCCGGTTTATAACCATGCGGCAACCCTGCGGGGCGTGGTCGAGGGTGTGCTTGCACAACATGACCGGGTCCTGGTTGTCGATGACGGCAGCAGTGACGACGTCACCGCGGCCCTCACCGGCCTGCCGGTTGACCTGATCCGGCACCCGCGCAATCTCGGCAAAGGGGCGGCTCTACAGACCGCTGCAAAATGGGGGCTTGAGCAGGGCTGCAGCCACATGATCACGATCGACGCCGATGGCCAGCACGCCGCGGCCGACCTCCCTCGTTTCCTGGCCGCTATCGAGCAACATCCGCAGGCGCTGATCGTCGGTCATCGCGACTTCGACCAGGCCTCGATTCCCGGATCATCCCGTTTTGGCCGGAAATTTTCCAACTTCTGGCTCCGCGTCCAGACCGGCTGCCAGCTCAAGGACAGTCAGAGCGGCTTTCGTGCCTACCCGCTGATGATCTTCGAACACCTGAAATTCTGGTGCTGCCGCTACAACTTTGAAGTCGAGGTGCTGGTCCGTTCGGCCTGGGCCGGGCTGGAACTGCGTGACCTCGATATTTCAGTCTATTACCCGCCGGCTGATCAACGGATCTCACATTTCCGCCGGTTCCTCGACAACTGGCGCCTGACCCTGCTCAATACCCACCTGACCGGCCGTTCGATTATCCCGTGGCCGCACCGGAAAATTATCGAGCAGACGGACAAGGGACAGCCGAGGACCGTTTCGGTCATCCACCCGCTGCGTTCGATCCGGCAGCTGCTGCAGGAGAACAGCACCCCGCAACGCCTCGCCGTCGCTGCCGGGGTCGGTGTCCTGCTCGGTGCCCTGCCGCTTATTTTTTGCCACACCGTGATCATCCTCATGGTCTGCGGCTTTTTCCGCCTGAACAAGGTGGCGGCGGTCAGCAGCAGCCAGCTCTGCATGCCGCCGATCGTGCCGGCACTCTGCATCGAGCTCGGCTATTTCATGCGGCACGGGCATTGGCTGACCGAACTCTCTCTGGAGACCCTCGGCTATCAGGCCCTTGAACGGGTTTATGAATGGCTGCTCGGTTCCCTGGTGCTGGCCCCGGTTCTTGCCCTGCTGGTCGGTCTTGTAACCCTTCTGCTGGCCCAACTCGTTCAGAGGAAAGATGTCGAAACAGCCTGA
- a CDS encoding B12-binding domain-containing radical SAM protein, translating to MATLNAQNILLVHPLGYQVDAAANDISRKANIMPPLGLASIAACLDKAGLNSSILDCYAHPDADSRLLELLREHKPALIGFSCTTASFHDSVRLAELAKMELPEIRTAFGGAHVSALQEKVLEFSPVIDYAVIGEGEQTMIELAQLAGEPPRDIGGVVWRDTDGAIVNNGYRNDALVLDELPFPAYEKLEGYPDAYKLPIFNYPKAPNSSCISSRGCPYSCSYCDRSVFQRSFRFNSAEYLYEHLKYLKQRFGIRHINFYDDQFTFQRQRVEQFCRLMIDQPLGMTYNCAVRAEHVDHELLQLMKKAGCWMVSLGIESGDEALLAQHRQNANLDLLATTIRTIKSCGIRTKGLLMMGLPGESEESIRRSMDYVYSLPIDDFNLAKFTPFPGSPIYENIHELGAFDEDWPKMDCMHFQFVPHGMEEQQLEKLFIEFYKNHFKRNRVLLGYLSMLWKSPDSWRRFIANAGQFLRFAVSNKRYGR from the coding sequence ATGGCAACTTTAAACGCTCAAAATATTCTGCTGGTTCACCCCCTCGGCTACCAGGTCGATGCCGCCGCCAACGACATCTCGCGCAAGGCGAACATTATGCCGCCGCTCGGACTGGCGAGTATCGCCGCCTGCCTCGACAAGGCGGGGCTGAACAGCAGCATCCTCGACTGTTATGCCCATCCCGATGCCGACAGCCGTCTGCTCGAACTGTTGCGTGAGCACAAACCGGCCCTGATCGGTTTCAGCTGTACGACGGCGAGCTTTCACGATTCGGTCCGCCTGGCCGAGCTTGCCAAGATGGAGCTGCCGGAGATCAGGACCGCCTTCGGCGGCGCCCACGTCTCGGCGCTCCAGGAGAAGGTCCTCGAATTCTCCCCGGTCATCGACTACGCCGTTATCGGCGAAGGGGAACAGACGATGATCGAGCTGGCGCAGCTCGCCGGTGAGCCGCCGCGCGACATTGGCGGCGTCGTCTGGCGCGACACCGACGGAGCAATCGTCAACAACGGCTACCGCAACGACGCTCTGGTCCTCGACGAACTGCCGTTCCCGGCCTATGAAAAACTTGAAGGCTACCCCGATGCCTACAAGCTGCCGATCTTCAACTACCCGAAGGCGCCGAACAGCAGCTGCATCTCGAGCCGCGGCTGCCCCTACAGCTGCAGCTACTGTGACCGCAGCGTCTTTCAGCGGAGCTTCCGTTTCAATTCGGCGGAGTACCTTTACGAGCATCTCAAGTACCTGAAGCAACGCTTCGGAATCCGCCATATCAACTTTTATGACGATCAGTTCACCTTCCAGCGCCAGCGGGTCGAGCAGTTCTGCCGACTGATGATCGACCAGCCGCTCGGCATGACCTACAACTGCGCGGTGCGGGCCGAACATGTCGACCACGAGCTGCTGCAGCTGATGAAGAAAGCCGGCTGCTGGATGGTCAGCCTCGGCATCGAGAGCGGTGACGAGGCACTACTGGCCCAACATCGACAGAACGCCAACCTCGATCTGCTCGCCACTACCATCCGCACCATCAAATCGTGCGGCATCCGGACCAAGGGTCTGCTGATGATGGGGCTGCCGGGTGAATCCGAAGAGTCGATCCGGCGGAGTATGGATTACGTCTACTCCCTGCCGATCGATGACTTCAATCTCGCCAAGTTCACCCCGTTTCCCGGCTCGCCGATCTACGAGAACATTCACGAACTCGGAGCTTTCGATGAAGACTGGCCGAAGATGGACTGCATGCATTTCCAGTTCGTGCCGCACGGCATGGAGGAACAACAGCTTGAGAAACTGTTTATCGAATTCTACAAAAACCATTTCAAGCGGAACCGGGTGCTGCTCGGCTATCTGAGTATGCTCTGGAAATCGCCCGACAGCTGGCGCCGGTTCATTGCCAATGCCGGCCAATTCCTCCGCTTCGCAGTGAGTAACAAGCGTTATGGCCGTTGA
- a CDS encoding lipid biosynthesis B12-binding/radical SAM protein produces MSRVFFISSNVTVDPYPVYPLGMAVVSGAVKAAGHEVEQYDCLVNGDDIEKLRSRITTFMPDLISISLRNIDNVDSFSGEDAWYLARVKTLVAAIREFCPAPIVVGGPALTIMPEEIASYLEVDHAIIGEGEVALPQLVEKLARGEQVPQVIERAAPLDGNAFSTPLFDPELAPFYLEQSGMLNLQTKRGCPYRCTYCSYPHLEGNSFRRRDPELVIRELKSLKEKHGVERIFFTDSVFNDPQGEYLKLCEAMIRNDIGIEWSAYFRPQGFGRDELQLMKRAGLYALELGPDAGCDRTLAGLDKKLTFAEVLAINEACLAERMAAAHFVIFGGPEEDDDTLAEGLDNMDRLGASVVFGFSGIRIHPDSPLHQRAIDDGVITAETSLLKPVYYFSPKIDREKMEATIKTRFHGQKNRIFPPSEGTIRLEVMKNFGLRGLMWNSLVRFPKEGSA; encoded by the coding sequence ATGAGTCGCGTTTTTTTCATCTCCAGCAATGTTACCGTCGATCCCTACCCGGTCTATCCGCTCGGTATGGCGGTCGTTTCCGGTGCGGTCAAGGCGGCCGGGCACGAGGTCGAACAATACGACTGCCTGGTCAACGGCGATGATATTGAAAAACTCCGATCCCGGATCACCACATTTATGCCCGATCTGATCTCGATCTCGCTGCGCAATATCGATAACGTCGACTCGTTCTCCGGCGAGGACGCCTGGTATCTGGCCCGGGTCAAAACCCTGGTTGCCGCGATCCGGGAATTCTGCCCGGCTCCGATCGTTGTCGGCGGTCCGGCTTTGACCATTATGCCGGAGGAGATCGCAAGCTACCTCGAAGTCGACCACGCGATTATCGGTGAAGGGGAAGTCGCTCTGCCGCAGCTGGTCGAAAAACTGGCCCGGGGCGAGCAGGTTCCGCAGGTGATCGAACGGGCGGCACCGCTCGACGGCAACGCCTTCAGCACGCCGCTGTTCGACCCGGAGCTGGCGCCGTTCTACCTGGAACAGAGCGGCATGCTCAACCTCCAGACCAAGCGCGGCTGTCCGTACCGCTGCACCTACTGCTCGTACCCGCACCTCGAAGGGAACAGCTTTCGCCGCCGCGATCCGGAGCTGGTGATCAGGGAGCTTAAATCCCTCAAGGAGAAACACGGCGTCGAGCGCATCTTCTTCACCGATTCGGTCTTCAACGACCCGCAGGGCGAATACCTCAAACTCTGCGAAGCAATGATCCGCAACGATATCGGAATTGAATGGTCGGCCTATTTCCGGCCACAGGGGTTTGGCCGCGACGAGCTGCAGCTGATGAAGCGGGCCGGTCTTTACGCCCTTGAGCTCGGTCCCGACGCCGGCTGCGACCGGACCCTGGCCGGGCTTGACAAGAAGCTGACCTTTGCCGAGGTTCTGGCGATCAACGAGGCCTGCCTTGCCGAAAGAATGGCGGCCGCCCACTTCGTCATATTCGGTGGCCCGGAAGAGGATGACGACACCCTGGCCGAAGGGCTCGACAACATGGACAGGCTCGGGGCATCGGTCGTCTTTGGCTTCTCCGGCATCCGCATCCACCCCGACTCGCCGCTGCACCAACGGGCAATCGACGATGGCGTGATCACAGCCGAAACCTCGCTGCTCAAGCCGGTCTACTATTTTTCGCCGAAGATCGATCGCGAGAAGATGGAGGCGACGATCAAGACCCGATTCCACGGACAGAAGAACCGGATTTTCCCGCCGTCGGAAGGGACCATACGGCTTGAGGTGATGAAGAACTTCGGCTTACGCGGGCTGATGTGGAACAGTTTGGTCCGCTTTCCAAAAGAAGGCTCCGCATAA
- a CDS encoding radical SAM protein, with amino-acid sequence MNMELIYPRWPKLDRQTEFHLPPHGPVVFAAAMPEEVTINFTDENLQTIDFDADCDLVAISTMLTSQLPRAFEIAHEFRERGKTVIFGGISTMLHAEEVQQHADSVFLGEVEGRFQEVVDDFKRGELKPVYDYMQKHPDINLVGTAKREILERDLYNYRGVQMLDLVHASRGCKFDCFPCCTGFLGGKAFRPRPIDKVIAEMEAIRNNRMFIVDNSLAQDKQWLIDLFKAMAPLKKKWVSHPILDDDEVLKLAADAGAWYVYQAVFDTSDVIRNRVKRLKDHGIGIEGTIILGTDDQSEDDIKRLVDFLIEIELDVAEFTIMTPFPHSPIRRKLEQEGRILSNDWSRYTADKVVFQPKQMTPEKLQELYYYAWDTFNADSGHALKMGKLFEQVIRREIEDGTYRRYEPRKRRQFKKETA; translated from the coding sequence ATGAACATGGAACTGATATACCCCCGCTGGCCCAAGCTTGATCGGCAAACCGAATTCCACCTGCCGCCACACGGGCCGGTTGTTTTCGCGGCCGCCATGCCGGAAGAGGTGACGATCAACTTTACCGATGAGAACCTGCAGACCATCGATTTTGACGCCGACTGCGACCTGGTCGCCATTTCGACCATGCTGACCTCGCAGCTGCCGCGCGCCTTCGAGATCGCCCACGAGTTCCGTGAACGGGGCAAAACCGTGATCTTCGGCGGTATCTCGACGATGCTGCACGCCGAGGAGGTTCAGCAGCACGCCGATTCGGTCTTCCTCGGCGAAGTCGAAGGCCGTTTCCAGGAGGTCGTTGACGATTTCAAGCGGGGCGAGCTCAAACCGGTCTACGACTACATGCAGAAACACCCCGATATCAACCTGGTCGGCACCGCCAAACGTGAAATCCTCGAGCGCGATCTTTACAACTACCGCGGCGTCCAGATGCTCGACCTCGTCCACGCCTCGCGCGGCTGCAAGTTCGATTGCTTCCCCTGCTGCACCGGCTTCCTCGGCGGCAAGGCCTTCCGGCCGCGGCCGATCGACAAGGTAATCGCCGAGATGGAGGCGATCCGCAATAACCGGATGTTCATCGTCGACAACTCGCTGGCCCAGGACAAGCAGTGGCTGATCGACCTGTTCAAGGCGATGGCGCCGCTGAAGAAGAAGTGGGTCTCGCATCCGATCCTCGATGACGACGAGGTCCTCAAGCTGGCGGCCGATGCCGGCGCCTGGTACGTCTACCAGGCAGTCTTCGACACCTCCGACGTCATCCGCAACCGGGTCAAGCGGCTCAAGGATCACGGGATCGGCATCGAAGGCACGATCATTCTCGGCACCGACGACCAGAGCGAAGACGATATCAAGCGGCTCGTCGACTTTCTGATCGAGATCGAACTCGACGTCGCCGAATTCACGATTATGACGCCGTTCCCGCACTCACCAATCCGGCGCAAGCTTGAACAGGAAGGACGGATTCTGTCGAATGACTGGTCCAGGTACACCGCCGACAAGGTCGTCTTCCAGCCGAAACAGATGACCCCGGAGAAATTGCAGGAGCTGTATTACTATGCCTGGGACACCTTCAACGCCGACAGCGGCCACGCCCTGAAGATGGGCAAACTGTTCGAGCAGGTGATCCGCCGGGAAATCGAGGACGGTACCTACCGCCGCTACGAGCCGCGCAAACGGCGCCAGTTCAAAAAGGAAACCGCATGA
- a CDS encoding beta-ketoacyl synthase: MNKVFISKVACVTALGSGADRLWQELLAGKSGIRPLSRFSCDNYVSNLGAVIADLVAPADHSGHDDLLNRLADQIGPVPGASRLLVASTKGEIDRLESACRAGQKLPAAVLFAPLLDKIAKRFGLDDCGTNINAACASSTIALARGAALIAHGQADSVLVYAADLLSEFVFSGFSSLQALSPDPARPFDAGRQGLNLGEAGAALLLTNEAGAGDAPLARIAGWGAANDAHHVTAPARDGSGLILASTEALQRAGIDTSAVAAISAHGTGTPYNDAMELTAFATIFGDHLPPLHGIKGSIGHTLGAAGAIEAIIAGYSLAQQQIPGTVGCTTPEEAGQGQVSSSGREISGQYLLSTNSGFGGINGALVLQGVL, encoded by the coding sequence GTGAACAAGGTCTTTATCAGCAAGGTTGCCTGCGTAACCGCCCTCGGTTCCGGAGCGGACCGGCTCTGGCAGGAGCTGTTGGCCGGCAAAAGCGGCATCCGGCCGCTCAGCCGGTTCAGCTGCGACAACTACGTTTCAAATCTCGGCGCCGTGATCGCTGACCTGGTCGCCCCGGCTGACCATTCAGGTCACGACGACCTGTTGAACCGGCTCGCCGACCAGATCGGCCCGGTGCCGGGCGCCAGTCGGCTGCTGGTCGCCTCAACCAAAGGGGAAATCGACCGGCTCGAGTCCGCCTGTCGGGCCGGGCAGAAACTGCCGGCAGCGGTACTGTTTGCACCGCTGCTCGATAAAATCGCCAAGCGCTTCGGCCTCGATGATTGCGGCACCAACATTAACGCCGCCTGCGCTTCGTCAACCATCGCCCTTGCCCGCGGCGCCGCCCTGATCGCCCACGGCCAGGCCGATTCGGTCCTGGTCTACGCCGCCGACCTGCTCAGCGAGTTCGTCTTCTCCGGTTTCTCATCGTTGCAGGCGCTCTCCCCCGACCCGGCCCGACCCTTCGATGCCGGGCGCCAGGGTCTGAACCTCGGCGAGGCGGGTGCCGCCCTGCTGTTGACCAACGAAGCCGGCGCCGGTGATGCACCGCTGGCCAGGATTGCCGGCTGGGGCGCCGCCAACGATGCCCACCACGTCACCGCCCCGGCCCGTGACGGCAGCGGCCTGATTCTCGCCAGTACAGAAGCGCTGCAACGGGCCGGTATCGACACCTCGGCGGTCGCGGCGATCAGTGCTCACGGCACCGGAACCCCATATAATGACGCCATGGAGCTGACCGCTTTCGCGACGATCTTCGGCGATCACCTGCCGCCCCTGCACGGCATCAAGGGGAGCATCGGCCACACCCTCGGTGCGGCCGGGGCGATCGAGGCGATCATCGCCGGATACTCTCTGGCGCAGCAGCAGATCCCCGGAACGGTCGGCTGCACGACACCGGAAGAGGCAGGGCAGGGGCAGGTCAGCTCCTCCGGCCGGGAGATCTCCGGCCAGTACCTGCTCAGCACCAATTCCGGCTTCGGCGGCATCAACGGTGCGCTCGTTCTGCAGGGGGTGTTATGA